A region of the Massilia sp. erpn genome:
GACCAGCAGGCCGCGGCCCAGGTCGCGGCCGTAGCACTTGGCGCACAGGCCGAAGCGCGTGTCGCAGGTCAGCGGAGTACGGACTTTGACTTCGTCGATGCCCATGCGTTCGATGTCTTCGACCATGTCTTCGTCCAGCAGCGTGCCGGCTTCGTACACGGTTTCCTGGGTTTCAGGATTGACGACGTCGGTGCCTGCCACGCGGCCCAGAATACGGTCGCGCAGGGCTTCGATCACTTCACCGCCTTCAACCATCGCCTTCATCAGCGTGCCGTTGGAGGTGCCGCAATCGTCCTCGATCACCACCAGATCCTGGGTCACGTCCACCAGACGGCGGGTCAGGTAACCGGAGTTCGCGGTTTTCAGCGCGGTGTCGGCCAGACCTTTACGCGCGCCGTGGGTCGAAATGAAGTACTGCAGAACGTTCAGACCTTCGCGGAAGTTCGCGGTGATCGGCGTTTCAATGATCGAGCCGTCCGGCTTGGCCATCAGACCGCGCATACCGGCCAGCTGGCGAATCTGGGCGGCCGAACCACGGGCGCCCGAGTCGGCCATCATGTAAATCGCGTTGAACGATTCCTGGGTGGTCTGGGTGCCGTCGCGGCGGGTCACGTCTTCCACTTTGAGCTGGTCCATCATGGCCTTGCCCACTTCGTCCGAGGTCTTGCCCCAGATGTCGACGACCTTGTTGTAACGCTCGCCGGCGGTCACCAGACCCGAGGCGTACTGCTGCTCGATCTGTTTGACTTCCGATTCGGCGGTCGAGATCAGGGTCTTCTTCACCAGCGGCACCAGCATATCGTCGACGCAAATCGAGATACCGGCGCGGGTCGCCAGGCGGAAGCCCGACTGCATCAGCTGGTCGGCGAACACCACGGTGGCGCGCAGACCGCACTTGCGGAAGGAGGTGTTGATCAGGCGCGAGATTTCCTTCTTCTTCAGCGGACGGTTCAGCACCGAGAACGGCAGACCCTTCGGCAGAATTTCGGACAGGATGGCGCGGCCCACGGTGGTTTCGTAACGCGTCAGGGTGCGCACGAATTCGCCGGAAACCGGATCTTTCGGGTTCTCGACGATACGCACGGTGATGCGGGTCGCCAGTTCCACTTCCTTGTTATCGTAGGCGCGGATGACTTCGGACACGTCCGGGAACATCATGCCTTCGCCCTTGGCGTTGATCGCCTCGCGGGTCGCGTAGTACAGACCCAGCACGATATCCTGCGACGGCACGATCGACGGTTCGCCGTTCGATGGGAACAGGATGTTGTTCGAGGCCAGCATCAGGGTACGCGCTTCCATCTGCGCTTCGATCGACAGCGGCACGTGAACGGCCATCTGGTCGCCGTCGAAGTCGGCGTTGAACGCCGCGCAGACCAGCGGGTGCAGCTGGATCGCCTTGCCTTCGATCAGCACCGGCTCGAACGCCTGGATACCCAGACGGTGCAGGGTCGGCGCGCGGTTCAGCATGATCGGGTGTTCGCGGATCACTTCTTCCAGGATGTCCCATACCACCGGTTCCTGGATCTCCACCAGTTTCTTCGCCGCCTTGATGGTCGTTGCCAGACCCATCAGTTCGAGCTTGTTGAAGATGAAAGGCTTGAACAGTTCCAGCGCCATCAGCTTCGGCAGACCGCACTGGTGCAGTTTCAGCTGCGGACCCACCACGATGACCGAACGGCCCGAGTAGTCGACGCGCTTACCCAGCAAGTTCTGACGGAAGCGGCCGCCTTTACCCTTGATCATTTCAGCCAGCGATTTGAGCGGACGCTTGTTGGCGCCGGTCATGGCCTTGCCGCGGCGGCCGTTGTCGAGCAGCGAGTCGACGGCTTCCTGCAGCATGCGCTTTTCGTTGCGCGTGATGATCTCTGGAGCGCGCAGCTCCATCAGGCGTTTCAGACGGTTGTTACGGTTGATGACGCGGCGGTACAGATCGTTCAGATCGGAGGTCGCAAAGCGGCCGCCATCCAGCGGCACCAGCGGACGCAGCTCCGGCGGCAGCACCGGCAGCACTTCCATGATCATCCACTCAGGCTTGATGCCGGAACGCTGGAACGCTTCCAGCACTTTCAGGCGCTTGGCGTATTTCTTGATCTTCGCTTCCGACTTCGATTCCTTCAGCTCCACGCGCAGCGCTTCGGCATCGCGGTGGATGTCGATCGAGCGCAGCAGTTCGCGGATGCCTTCGGCGCCCATGAAGGCGGTGAAGTCGTCGCCGTATTCTTCATACTTGGCGGCGTAATCGTCTTCCGACATGATCTGGCATTTTTTCAGCGGGGTCATGCCGGGATCGGTCACGACGTAGGCTTCGAAATACAGCACGCGTTCGATATCGCGCAGGGTCATGTCGAGCACCATGCCCAGACGCGACGGCAGCGATTTCAGGAACCAGATGTGGGCGG
Encoded here:
- the rpoC gene encoding DNA-directed RNA polymerase subunit beta'; this encodes MKALLDLFKQVQQNETFDAIKIGLASPEKIRSWSYGEVKKPETINYRTFKPERDGLFCAKIFGPIKDYECLCGKYKRLKHRGVICEKCGVEVTLAKVRRERMGHIELASPTAHIWFLKSLPSRLGMVLDMTLRDIERVLYFEAYVVTDPGMTPLKKCQIMSEDDYAAKYEEYGDDFTAFMGAEGIRELLRSIDIHRDAEALRVELKESKSEAKIKKYAKRLKVLEAFQRSGIKPEWMIMEVLPVLPPELRPLVPLDGGRFATSDLNDLYRRVINRNNRLKRLMELRAPEIITRNEKRMLQEAVDSLLDNGRRGKAMTGANKRPLKSLAEMIKGKGGRFRQNLLGKRVDYSGRSVIVVGPQLKLHQCGLPKLMALELFKPFIFNKLELMGLATTIKAAKKLVEIQEPVVWDILEEVIREHPIMLNRAPTLHRLGIQAFEPVLIEGKAIQLHPLVCAAFNADFDGDQMAVHVPLSIEAQMEARTLMLASNNILFPSNGEPSIVPSQDIVLGLYYATREAINAKGEGMMFPDVSEVIRAYDNKEVELATRITVRIVENPKDPVSGEFVRTLTRYETTVGRAILSEILPKGLPFSVLNRPLKKKEISRLINTSFRKCGLRATVVFADQLMQSGFRLATRAGISICVDDMLVPLVKKTLISTAESEVKQIEQQYASGLVTAGERYNKVVDIWGKTSDEVGKAMMDQLKVEDVTRRDGTQTTQESFNAIYMMADSGARGSAAQIRQLAGMRGLMAKPDGSIIETPITANFREGLNVLQYFISTHGARKGLADTALKTANSGYLTRRLVDVTQDLVVIEDDCGTSNGTLMKAMVEGGEVIEALRDRILGRVAGTDVVNPETQETVYEAGTLLDEDMVEDIERMGIDEVKVRTPLTCDTRFGLCAKCYGRDLGRGLLVNSGEAVGVVAAQSIGEPGTQLTMRTFHIGGAASRAAVASSVEAKSNGVIRFTATMRYVTNGKGAQIVISRSGEVLITDDHGRERERHKVPYGATLIVKDGMTVKAGAPLATWDPLTRPIITEYAGMVRFENVEEGVTVARQVDEVTGLATLVVIDAKRRGSLTKTVRPQVKLLNDDGHEVKIAGTEHAVAIGFQVGALIMVKDGQQVSVGEVLARIPTESQKTRDITGGLPRVAELFEARSPKDAGMLAEVTGTVAFGKETKGKQRLEITDMDGNKHEFLITKDKQVLVHDGQVVNKGEMIVDGPADPQDILRLLGIEALARYIVDEVQDVYRLQGVKINDKHIEVIVRQMLRRVQITNAGDSDYIVGEQVERSELLDENDKLAAQNKLQATYENVLLGITKASLSTDSFISAASFQETTRVLTEAAIMGKRDGLRGLKENVIVGRLIPGGTGLAFHRARREKEVWEAEERKALLDAERAAIVAELPAEEVPHHSDEA